The following proteins are encoded in a genomic region of Triticum dicoccoides isolate Atlit2015 ecotype Zavitan chromosome 1B, WEW_v2.0, whole genome shotgun sequence:
- the LOC119318641 gene encoding uncharacterized protein LOC119318641 isoform X5, whose translation MAVLSVSSSTWSSIPTLTFRPGRHGRKINFSVVQFPHAHIFMEHCSMELVKDPPWASASSSTCSSIPMVTVHAAAPTPTPWKVLILLYKFELVDETLFLTVTMIGIFWEKQVMPSKKLQLVVVTAMLFACKYLEVSVPLVEDSVLSYDHAYTEGQILEMAETEYEDNVEDAPLMDIDSAYSGNLLAATEHVKEIYKFYRENEVERTASDQDDAHNPSKLEVCPYLHIRGIRHWCQLLLEPGAPSRQSPRLLQPLRHGRCFHRVDSRDASKRCTGRAAGQ comes from the exons ATGGCTGTCCTGTCAGTTTCTTCTTCAACCTGGAGCTCCATCCCCACACTCACCTTCCGACCCGGACGCCATGGAAG GAAGATTAATTTCTCTGTTGTGCAGTTTCCTCACGCACACATCTTTATGGAGCACTGCTCCATGGAGCTCGTCAAG GATCCGCCATGGGCGTCAGCTTCTTCTTCAACCTGTAGCTCCATCCCCATGGTCACTGTCCACGCGGCTGCTCCGACCCCGACGCCATGGAAG GTTCTTATTTTATTGTACAAGTTTGAGTTGGTGGATGAGACACTCTTTCTTACCGTGACCATGATAGGCATATTTTGGGAAAAACAAGTGATGCCAAGCAAGAAGTTGCAGTTAGTTGTAGTGACGGCTATGCTTTTTGCATGCAAATATCTGGAAGTCTCAGTTCCACTTGTTGAAGATTCAGTGCTTAGTTATGACCATGCTTATACGGAAGGACAAATTCTGGAAATG GCTGAGACCGAGTACGAGGATAATGTGGAGGATGCCCCCCTCATGGATATCGACAGCGCCTACTCAGGGAATCTCCTGGCCGCAACTGAGCACGTCAAAGAGATTTACAAGTTCTACAGAGAAAATGAG GTAGAGCGGACGGCCAGCGACCAGGACGACGCTCACAACCCAAGTAAGCTCGAGGTCTGCCCGTATCTCCACATTCGTGGGATCCGCCATTGGTGTCAGCTTCTTCTTGAACCTGGAGCTCCATCCAGACAGTCACCTCGGCTGCTCCAACCCCTACGCCATGGAAG GTGTTTTCACCGAGTTGACTCGAGAGATGCAAGTAAAAGGTGTACAG GTAGAGCGGCCGGCCAATGA
- the LOC119318641 gene encoding uncharacterized protein LOC119318641 isoform X1, which translates to MAVLSVSSSTWSSIPTLTFRPGRHGRKINFSVVQFPHAHIFMEHCSMELVKDPPWASASSSTCSSIPMVTVHAAAPTPTPWKVLILLYKFELVDETLFLTVTMIGIFWEKQVMPSKKLQLVVVTAMLFACKYLEVSVPLVEDSVLSYDHAYTEGQILEMAETEYEDNVEDAPLMDIDSAYSGNLLAATEHVKEIYKFYRENEKFELMDETLFLTLNIIHKFVGKQVVPSKKLQLVVVTAMLLACKYEEVSDTLVEVLVLIYDHACMKRKLLEMVERTASDQDDAHNPSKLEVCPYLHIRGIRHWCQLLLEPGAPSRQSPRLLQPLRHGRCFHRVDSRDASKRCTGRAAGQ; encoded by the exons ATGGCTGTCCTGTCAGTTTCTTCTTCAACCTGGAGCTCCATCCCCACACTCACCTTCCGACCCGGACGCCATGGAAG GAAGATTAATTTCTCTGTTGTGCAGTTTCCTCACGCACACATCTTTATGGAGCACTGCTCCATGGAGCTCGTCAAG GATCCGCCATGGGCGTCAGCTTCTTCTTCAACCTGTAGCTCCATCCCCATGGTCACTGTCCACGCGGCTGCTCCGACCCCGACGCCATGGAAG GTTCTTATTTTATTGTACAAGTTTGAGTTGGTGGATGAGACACTCTTTCTTACCGTGACCATGATAGGCATATTTTGGGAAAAACAAGTGATGCCAAGCAAGAAGTTGCAGTTAGTTGTAGTGACGGCTATGCTTTTTGCATGCAAATATCTGGAAGTCTCAGTTCCACTTGTTGAAGATTCAGTGCTTAGTTATGACCATGCTTATACGGAAGGACAAATTCTGGAAATG GCTGAGACCGAGTACGAGGATAATGTGGAGGATGCCCCCCTCATGGATATCGACAGCGCCTACTCAGGGAATCTCCTGGCCGCAACTGAGCACGTCAAAGAGATTTACAAGTTCTACAGAGAAAATGAG AAGTTTGAGTTGATGGATGAGACACTCTTTCTTACCTTGAACATAATACACAAATTCGTGGGAAAACAAGTGGTGCCAAGCAAGAAGCTGCAGTTAGTTGTAGTGACCGCTATGCTCCTTGCTTGCAAATATGAGGAAGTCTCAGATACACTTGTTGAAGTTCTAGTGCTAATTTATGACCATGCTTGCATGAAAAGAAAACTTCTGGAAATG GTAGAGCGGACGGCCAGCGACCAGGACGACGCTCACAACCCAAGTAAGCTCGAGGTCTGCCCGTATCTCCACATTCGTGGGATCCGCCATTGGTGTCAGCTTCTTCTTGAACCTGGAGCTCCATCCAGACAGTCACCTCGGCTGCTCCAACCCCTACGCCATGGAAG GTGTTTTCACCGAGTTGACTCGAGAGATGCAAGTAAAAGGTGTACAG GTAGAGCGGCCGGCCAATGA
- the LOC119318641 gene encoding uncharacterized protein LOC119318641 isoform X3: MAVLSVSSSTWSSIPTLTFRPGRHGRKINFSVVQFPHAHIFMEHCSMELVKDPPWASASSSTCSSIPMVTVHAAAPTPTPWKVLILLYKFELVDETLFLTVTMIGIFWEKQVMPSKKLQLVVVTAMLFACKYLEVSVPLVEDSVLSYDHAYTEGQILEMAETEYEDNVEDAPLMDIDSAYSGNLLAATEHVKEIYKFYRENEKFELMDETLFLTLNIIHKFVGKQVVPSKKLQLVVVTAMLLACKYEEVSDTLVEVLVLIYDHACMKRKLLEMVERTASDQDDAHNPSKLEVCPYLHIRGIRHWCQLLLEPGAPSRQSPRLLQPLRHGRCFHRVDSRDASKRCTV; encoded by the exons ATGGCTGTCCTGTCAGTTTCTTCTTCAACCTGGAGCTCCATCCCCACACTCACCTTCCGACCCGGACGCCATGGAAG GAAGATTAATTTCTCTGTTGTGCAGTTTCCTCACGCACACATCTTTATGGAGCACTGCTCCATGGAGCTCGTCAAG GATCCGCCATGGGCGTCAGCTTCTTCTTCAACCTGTAGCTCCATCCCCATGGTCACTGTCCACGCGGCTGCTCCGACCCCGACGCCATGGAAG GTTCTTATTTTATTGTACAAGTTTGAGTTGGTGGATGAGACACTCTTTCTTACCGTGACCATGATAGGCATATTTTGGGAAAAACAAGTGATGCCAAGCAAGAAGTTGCAGTTAGTTGTAGTGACGGCTATGCTTTTTGCATGCAAATATCTGGAAGTCTCAGTTCCACTTGTTGAAGATTCAGTGCTTAGTTATGACCATGCTTATACGGAAGGACAAATTCTGGAAATG GCTGAGACCGAGTACGAGGATAATGTGGAGGATGCCCCCCTCATGGATATCGACAGCGCCTACTCAGGGAATCTCCTGGCCGCAACTGAGCACGTCAAAGAGATTTACAAGTTCTACAGAGAAAATGAG AAGTTTGAGTTGATGGATGAGACACTCTTTCTTACCTTGAACATAATACACAAATTCGTGGGAAAACAAGTGGTGCCAAGCAAGAAGCTGCAGTTAGTTGTAGTGACCGCTATGCTCCTTGCTTGCAAATATGAGGAAGTCTCAGATACACTTGTTGAAGTTCTAGTGCTAATTTATGACCATGCTTGCATGAAAAGAAAACTTCTGGAAATG GTAGAGCGGACGGCCAGCGACCAGGACGACGCTCACAACCCAAGTAAGCTCGAGGTCTGCCCGTATCTCCACATTCGTGGGATCCGCCATTGGTGTCAGCTTCTTCTTGAACCTGGAGCTCCATCCAGACAGTCACCTCGGCTGCTCCAACCCCTACGCCATGGAAG GTGTTTTCACCGAGTTGACTCGAGAGATGCAAGTAAAAGGTGTACAG TGTGA
- the LOC119318641 gene encoding uncharacterized protein LOC119318641 isoform X4, producing the protein MEHCSMELVKDPPWASASSSTCSSIPMVTVHAAAPTPTPWKVLILLYKFELVDETLFLTVTMIGIFWEKQVMPSKKLQLVVVTAMLFACKYLEVSVPLVEDSVLSYDHAYTEGQILEMAETEYEDNVEDAPLMDIDSAYSGNLLAATEHVKEIYKFYRENEKFELMDETLFLTLNIIHKFVGKQVVPSKKLQLVVVTAMLLACKYEEVSDTLVEVLVLIYDHACMKRKLLEMVERTASDQDDAHNPSKLEVCPYLHIRGIRHWCQLLLEPGAPSRQSPRLLQPLRHGRCFHRVDSRDASKRCTGRAAGQ; encoded by the exons ATGGAGCACTGCTCCATGGAGCTCGTCAAG GATCCGCCATGGGCGTCAGCTTCTTCTTCAACCTGTAGCTCCATCCCCATGGTCACTGTCCACGCGGCTGCTCCGACCCCGACGCCATGGAAG GTTCTTATTTTATTGTACAAGTTTGAGTTGGTGGATGAGACACTCTTTCTTACCGTGACCATGATAGGCATATTTTGGGAAAAACAAGTGATGCCAAGCAAGAAGTTGCAGTTAGTTGTAGTGACGGCTATGCTTTTTGCATGCAAATATCTGGAAGTCTCAGTTCCACTTGTTGAAGATTCAGTGCTTAGTTATGACCATGCTTATACGGAAGGACAAATTCTGGAAATG GCTGAGACCGAGTACGAGGATAATGTGGAGGATGCCCCCCTCATGGATATCGACAGCGCCTACTCAGGGAATCTCCTGGCCGCAACTGAGCACGTCAAAGAGATTTACAAGTTCTACAGAGAAAATGAG AAGTTTGAGTTGATGGATGAGACACTCTTTCTTACCTTGAACATAATACACAAATTCGTGGGAAAACAAGTGGTGCCAAGCAAGAAGCTGCAGTTAGTTGTAGTGACCGCTATGCTCCTTGCTTGCAAATATGAGGAAGTCTCAGATACACTTGTTGAAGTTCTAGTGCTAATTTATGACCATGCTTGCATGAAAAGAAAACTTCTGGAAATG GTAGAGCGGACGGCCAGCGACCAGGACGACGCTCACAACCCAAGTAAGCTCGAGGTCTGCCCGTATCTCCACATTCGTGGGATCCGCCATTGGTGTCAGCTTCTTCTTGAACCTGGAGCTCCATCCAGACAGTCACCTCGGCTGCTCCAACCCCTACGCCATGGAAG GTGTTTTCACCGAGTTGACTCGAGAGATGCAAGTAAAAGGTGTACAG GTAGAGCGGCCGGCCAATGA
- the LOC119318641 gene encoding uncharacterized protein LOC119318641 isoform X2: MAVLSVSSSTWSSIPTLTFRPGRHGRKINFSVVQFPHAHIFMEHCSMELVKDPPWASASSSTCSSIPMVTVHAAAPTPTPWKVLILLYKFELVDETLFLTVTMIGIFWEKQVMPSKKLQLVVVTAMLFACKYLEVSVPLVEDSVLSYDHAYTEGQILEMAETEYEDNVEDAPLMDIDSAYSGNLLAATEHVKEIYKFYRENEFELMDETLFLTLNIIHKFVGKQVVPSKKLQLVVVTAMLLACKYEEVSDTLVEVLVLIYDHACMKRKLLEMVERTASDQDDAHNPSKLEVCPYLHIRGIRHWCQLLLEPGAPSRQSPRLLQPLRHGRCFHRVDSRDASKRCTGRAAGQ; encoded by the exons ATGGCTGTCCTGTCAGTTTCTTCTTCAACCTGGAGCTCCATCCCCACACTCACCTTCCGACCCGGACGCCATGGAAG GAAGATTAATTTCTCTGTTGTGCAGTTTCCTCACGCACACATCTTTATGGAGCACTGCTCCATGGAGCTCGTCAAG GATCCGCCATGGGCGTCAGCTTCTTCTTCAACCTGTAGCTCCATCCCCATGGTCACTGTCCACGCGGCTGCTCCGACCCCGACGCCATGGAAG GTTCTTATTTTATTGTACAAGTTTGAGTTGGTGGATGAGACACTCTTTCTTACCGTGACCATGATAGGCATATTTTGGGAAAAACAAGTGATGCCAAGCAAGAAGTTGCAGTTAGTTGTAGTGACGGCTATGCTTTTTGCATGCAAATATCTGGAAGTCTCAGTTCCACTTGTTGAAGATTCAGTGCTTAGTTATGACCATGCTTATACGGAAGGACAAATTCTGGAAATG GCTGAGACCGAGTACGAGGATAATGTGGAGGATGCCCCCCTCATGGATATCGACAGCGCCTACTCAGGGAATCTCCTGGCCGCAACTGAGCACGTCAAAGAGATTTACAAGTTCTACAGAGAAAATGAG TTTGAGTTGATGGATGAGACACTCTTTCTTACCTTGAACATAATACACAAATTCGTGGGAAAACAAGTGGTGCCAAGCAAGAAGCTGCAGTTAGTTGTAGTGACCGCTATGCTCCTTGCTTGCAAATATGAGGAAGTCTCAGATACACTTGTTGAAGTTCTAGTGCTAATTTATGACCATGCTTGCATGAAAAGAAAACTTCTGGAAATG GTAGAGCGGACGGCCAGCGACCAGGACGACGCTCACAACCCAAGTAAGCTCGAGGTCTGCCCGTATCTCCACATTCGTGGGATCCGCCATTGGTGTCAGCTTCTTCTTGAACCTGGAGCTCCATCCAGACAGTCACCTCGGCTGCTCCAACCCCTACGCCATGGAAG GTGTTTTCACCGAGTTGACTCGAGAGATGCAAGTAAAAGGTGTACAG GTAGAGCGGCCGGCCAATGA